AGTTTCGGATAGTCGACCTTGATCGCGTCTTCGGTCATCTTTAACCAGCGGTCGTAGTCAAAACCGTAAGCTTTGGCCCGTTGAGGCGTAACGTGACCTAGAAGCAGTTCCGCTGTTCGAACTTTTTTCTCGAAGGTCTTGTCGAGAACAGGCTTGTCCCCTTCGAAAAGTATCTCCAGCCTCGAGGCCGGTACGTCACGAAACTTTGTGGGATCCTCCGGACCGCCCAGAGCGATCCAGACTGTGACGTTGTCTACTGCGCTGAGTATGTGTCGAGGGATCTTGCGCATGTACTGTTCCGGAATCTCGGCGAGGGTTCCCCACCAGAGTCGGTCGGTGTTCAGTGTTATGAGGGGCTTCGCGCCTGTGCGATAGCATTCAAGGGCGATTTCGCTAGCCAAGTCGATTGTGTGCTGCCATGTTTCGATGAGGACCATGTCGTCTTCGTGTACCCTCAGACAAGTGTGAACGACACGTTTCGCGACGCTGTCCTCGAGCAAGAGGGGTATCGGCTAGTTCTTTGGGAACCATGCCGTACATAAGCGTTCAAGACTCGCGTGGAGTCTCGTAACTAGGCAAACCCGTGCATTGGTAACCCATGGAGTATTGGATGCGAGCCGTTAGGAGGTGTCTCTAATCGGACAGGCCGAATCCAATTATTATTAGTGAGTGAAACCGGCGCATCAATTCGCTGACATGGGGTTTGTAGAAGACCAGAGACGATGGCCTTGATCGTATGAAGTCTGCGAGAGTTCCTTTGTTCTCGCCTAGCAACTTCGATAGGGCGTATTCCTCGTACGTATCTCCTAGTAGCGTGAACGCGCCCGCTCCCAGGTCCCTCCTCCTCAATAAAACGATGGGAAGCTTGACCCTGTCAAGCAATTCGTCTGGCAACTCGGCTCTCAAGTCTTCAACTTCAGATTTTTTCAGAGCGAGCTTCTCCCCTCCCACAGTAGGAACGGTTGGCTGGTCTTCAGTCATCAATTCTCTAATGGTTTTTCTATTCTTTGGAAGATGTGTGTTGAGCCTCCGCAACTCATTCTGGAGCATAACATCGAAAAATCCGTCTCCATCCAAGAGAAAAGGGCCTGACCTATTTCTTTCCTCGAACCATGCAGTGGTCTTTCTCGAAGGGGTCCAATCTAACCATCTCCTCGATCGCGTAGCCCCGCTTTTTCAGAACATCGGCTTCCTGCCGAAAGATAACGTTTGGATCCCTAGTCACGTCAACACTGCGCGCCTTTATCGCCATAAGGAACTCATCTGGCTGTTTCAGAAATGTATCAAGGTTCTCCGCCAATATTCTTCCTTGGTCTGGTTGCGCGATATCACAGTAGACTGAATCAACTTCGGAGACAAGACTCCTATACCGGCTCGGGAACCGCGCATCCTCGAATATCGGTACGGTATTGCCTCTTCTCTTCGATACGTTATTGACTAGGTCTCTGAATGATCTTTGTGCAAATTCAACGCCGAATACTTTCCCTTCAGGCCCTACGATGTCGCTTACGTGGCTTACAGTTGTGCCGCTCGCAGCGCCCAAGTACAGGACGTTCGACTTTGCCCTGAACGGGATCTTGCCAAGTCCCTTCAGGATCGCAGCGGCGAGTTTACTCCTGTATGGATCCCATACTCGATACTCTTCATCGCCAACTTTGACGATTTCCTCTCCGTAAACGCTCTCGCCCGGTGCTAGGCTGAGGGTACCTAGTCTCTCTTGCCCTTCCCTCCCGATCAGATAGATCCCTTCGAATCTTCTGTGGGGCCGGACGCCATTGCGTAGCATGCTTCTTCTTGGGTGGTTGTCCTTGATAACGATCTTTCAGTTCCACCAATTTCTTCTCTAATGCCGTTCGCATCTTGTCCCCCTCGTTGGAGCCGCCGAAAGCATCCATTCGGGAAGCAATGGCGAGTTTGCCTGCAACCGCTCGGGCAATCCGACCTCTCAACCATCTCGGCGATTGGTGGATAGCAGCATATTGGAAGATGATCCCGTGTTTAGGTGGACGAGCGCCAGTCTTGAGGGTTCTGAAGAGTGCCTTTTCAGCGCCCAAGACTTGAATCGTGCTCGCGGGCATCTTAGCGACG
This window of the Candidatus Bathyarchaeia archaeon genome carries:
- a CDS encoding fibrillarin-like rRNA/tRNA 2'-O-methyltransferase, whose product is MYLIGREGQERLGTLSLAPGESVYGEEIVKVGDEEYRVWDPYRSKLAAAILKGLGKIPFRAKSNVLYLGAASGTTVSHVSDIVGPEGKVFGVEFAQRSFRDLVNNVSKRRGNTVPIFEDARFPSRYRSLVSEVDSVYCDIAQPDQGRILAENLDTFLKQPDEFLMAIKARSVDVTRDPNVIFRQEADVLKKRGYAIEEMVRLDPFEKDHCMVRGKK
- a CDS encoding DUF61 family protein, producing the protein MLQNELRRLNTHLPKNRKTIRELMTEDQPTVPTVGGEKLALKKSEVEDLRAELPDELLDRVKLPIVLLRRRDLGAGAFTLLGDTYEEYALSKLLGENKGTLADFIRSRPSSLVFYKPHVSELMRRFHSLIIIGFGLSD